The following coding sequences are from one Scomber japonicus isolate fScoJap1 chromosome 3, fScoJap1.pri, whole genome shotgun sequence window:
- the LOC128356173 gene encoding NCK-interacting protein with SH3 domain-like — protein MYRSLYAFRSAEPNSLHFAAGESFLILERSNKHWWLGSRCSSGETGYIPASYIEKIQAPEQDEVLQSIDRAIEGIHNVALKNGGKYNLEQRDVLQKLIHHRKETLVRRSSSSSGHKQGLPSSSSDISLSQTPPPPNGLNRDYGRQGSVPISGSMDNMQAEPGFYQVPPQPRRAAPITPPPPEKQRNSRRPEPGVPSRVSSLPPSPGPSLSISTTSLESGSSHSPVSSDVSLPSVSSTPPPPVPSRVKPTALPQDGVLSESPPQTAPGKKGPAPLPPQLHTPTLQLAIEEQPESDWPIAPPSVAESPPGSPTTSEPVPMTIGAELIELVRKNTGLSYGLSRVAVGVVVGHLQTALPQASSALEQVLLSLVESKDLGGALPQGQVCHDEQRLEVIFSDLVRHRDDSQQRSWALHEDQALISCYLEELLKILTDADPEVCKRMCRANDCDNVLSLVSYYQMEHRVSLRLPLLKVFGAMCSLDAALISTLLNSILTMELARDLQTDTQEHQKMCYTALVLTMIFSMGEQVPYHHYEHLNADFVQFLLGVVEDGLPSDTTEQLPDIFLNLLLAFNLHHTAPTNNVIMEELKKKNVKNLSEKVLLLLNRGDDPVCMFKHTPPAPHSVLKFLQDVFAGKETADIFYRTDMMVMIDIAVRQISDLSPGDKVRMEYLSLMHSIMRSTDYLEHQHRLSDLQGALQRILREEDDAGEDEGSATAKQMDKLIVQQIYKEFPQICEKQE, from the exons ATGTACCGCTCTCTGTACGCCTTCAGATCCGCGGAGCCCAACTCGCTGCACTTCGCGGCCGGAGAAAGCTTTCTAATCCTGGAGAGGAGCAACAAACACTGGTGGCTGGGGTCCCGCTGCAGCTCGGGGGAAACCGGCTACATCCCCGCTTCATACATCGAAAAAATCCAG GCTCCAGAGCAGGATGAGGTGTTGCAGTCTATCGACAGAGCGATCGAGGGCATCCACAATGTAGCCTTAAAAAACGGAGGCAAATACAATCTGGAGCAGCGAGATGTTCTACA GAAGCTGATCCATCACAGAAAGGAGACACTTGTGCGACGGAGTTCCTCTTCCTCTGGTCACAAACAAGGCCTCCCATCATCCAGTAGTGACATATCTCTCAGTCAgaccccccctccacccaatGGCCTTAACCGAGACTATGGACGACAGGGAAGCGTGCCAATATCAGGAAGCATGGACAATATGCAAGCAGAACCAGGGTTTTATCAG GTGCCTCCTCAGCCTCGACGTGCGGCTCCGATCACACCTCCTCCACCTGAGAAACAGCGCAACAGCCGGCGTCCAG agCCGGGTGTCCCCTCCAGAGtgtcctctcttcctccgtCCCCCGGCCCCTCCCTCTCTATCAGCACCACCTCCTTAGAATCAGGCTCCTCCCACTCACCAGTCTCCTCTGACGTCAGTCTGCCAAGTGTTTCCagcaccccccctccccccgtgCCATCTCGTGTGAAGCCCACTGCACTGCCCCAAGACGGGGTGCTCTCTGAATCCCCTCCTCAAACAGCTCCTGGCAAAAAGGGCCCGGCTCCACTGCCTCCACAGCTCCACACCCCCACTTTACAGCTCGCTATAGAGGAGCAGCCGGAGAGTGATTGGCCCATTGCCCCCCCTTCTGTTGCTGAAAGCCCTCCTGGCAGCCCCACTACCTCCGAGCCAGTTCCCATGACTATTGGGGCCGAATTGATTGAGCTGGTACGGAAGAACACAGGCTTGAGTTATGGGCTGTCACGGGTCGCCGTGGGTGTGGTGGTCGGCCATCTGCAGACCGCCTTACCTCAAGCCTCCTCTGCGTTGGAGCAAGTTCTCCTCTCGCTGGTGGAGAGCAAG GATTTGGGAGGAGCGTTGCCGCAGGGGCAGGTGTGTCATGATGAACAGCGCCTGGAGGTGATCTTCAGCGACCTTGTCCGTCACCGTGACGACTCCCAGCAACGGAGTTGGGCGCTTCACGAAGACCAGGCTCTCATTTCCTGCTATCTGGAGGAGCTGCTGAAGATACTG ACTGATGCTGATCCAGAGGTGTGCAAGAGGATGTGCAGGGCCAACGACTGTGACAATGTGCTTTCTCTGGTTTCATATTATCAGATG GAGCATCGTGTGTCATTGCGGCTGCCGCTGCTCAAGGTGTTCGGGGCGATGTGCAGCCTGGATGCTGCTCTCATCTCCACCCTCCTCAACTCCATCCTCACCATGGAGCTGGCCAGAGATTTACAGACTGACACACAAG aGCACCAGAAGATGTGTTACACAGCTTTGGTACTTACTATGATATTCTCAATGGGCGAACAGGTGCCATACCATCACTATG AACACTTGAATGCTGACTTTGTTCAGTTCCTGCTGGGTGTGGTGGAGGACGGACTTCCATCTGATACCACTGAGCAGCTGCCTGACATCTTCCTGAACCTCCTGCTGGCCTTTAACTTGCACCACACAG CACCCACTAACAACGTCAtcatggaggagctgaagaagaaaaatgtcaaaaatctgTCGGAGAAAGTTCTGTTGCTTCTGAACAGAGGCG acgaccctgtgtgtatgttcaaacacacccCGCCTGCACCGCACTCAGTGCTCAAGTTTCTGCAGGATGTTTTCGCTGGCAAAGAGACCGCTGATATCTTCTACCGCACTGacatgatggtgatgattgaCATTGCTGTTCGGCAAATATCTGACCTTTCACCTGGCGACAAG GTGCGGATGGAGTATCTCTCCCTTATGCACTCCATAATGCGCTCGACGGACTACCTGGAGCACCAGCACCGGCTCTCTGACCTGCAGGGGGCCCTGCAGAGGATTCTCAGGGAGGAGGATGATGCaggagaggatgaagggagTGCCACAGCAAAACAGATGGATAAGCTAATTGTACAGCAGATCTACAAGGAGTTCCCACAGATCTGTGAGAAACAAGAATAA
- the ndufaf3 gene encoding NADH dehydrogenase [ubiquinone] 1 alpha subcomplex assembly factor 3, producing MAGVMCARVLLQRSTRLLFFSRAAPVFSSPFLSRGHRLGPSDDEMYQRTSVSVMQKEPDSGVMINSYSSRGFNIDGNRVFGPCAVLPPAILQWNVGSYKDITEESVSLFHMLEPRIEILVLGTGARVERINPSVLALLKKKGIAVEVQDTPNACATFNFLSSERRVAAAGLIPPPVSTALEVTQE from the exons ATGGCCGGTGTTATGTGCGCCAGAGTCCTCCTTCAGAGATCCACAcgtctccttttcttctccagGGCAGCACCTGTTTTCTCAAG CCCATTTCTGTCTCGTGGTCATCGATTGGGTCCCAGCGATGATGAGATGTACCAGCGTACCTCAGTGTCCGTCATGCAGAAGGAGCCAGACAGTGGGGTCATGATAAACAGCTACAGTTCCCGAGGATTCAACATCGATGGCAACAGAGTGTTTGGTCCATGCGCTGTGCTGCCTCCTGCTATCCTGCAGTGGAAT GTTGGCAGTTATAAAGATATCACAGAAGAAAGCGTGTCACTTTTCCATATGCTTGAACCAAGAATag AGATTCTAGTGCTGGGCACAGGTGCACGAGTTGAAAGAATTAACCCTTCAGTGTTGGCTCTGCTTAAGAAAAAAGGCATCGCTGTAGAGGTGCAAGACACG CCGAATGCATGTGCAACCTTCAACTTCCTGAGTAGTGAGCGAAGAGTAGCAGCTGCTGGTCTGATTCCTCCACCCGTCAGCACCGCCTTGGAGGTGACACAGGAATAG
- the zgc:112334 gene encoding LOW QUALITY PROTEIN: rab GDP dissociation inhibitor alpha (The sequence of the model RefSeq protein was modified relative to this genomic sequence to represent the inferred CDS: substituted 2 bases at 2 genomic stop codons), which yields MQEYDIIVLGTGLKECILSGLLSQSGKKVLHIDKNPYYGGESASISPLEELYKKFKVRCPSKPMDRGKEWNVDLIPKFFFANGQLVKILLHTEVTRYLDFRVVDGSYIYKAGKVHKVPATEEEAQASDLLGMFDKRRFKKLLIFALNFDIKSPRTYHDVNPDKTTTRDLFAHFDLGQDVMEFIAHAIALHSTESYLDQPCVETIKRIKLYSESLGRHSTSPYIYPVYGLGELPQGFARLSAEYGGTFLMNRTVDEIVMENGKVTAVKSEGKLFKCKQLICDPSYVPNRVRKVGRVIRVICLLNHPVKNTHEAKSCQIIIPQAQFNRKSDIFISVVSYAYNVASDGMYIATVSTTVETSNPEKEVQHALELLEPIKQKXISTNKVIXLMVCIVMMSNRFVSVSNQFVPHDDGKKSQIFVSCSYDATDHFETECKDIKDMYHRITGAELCLAASERHQSNNSDED from the exons ATGCAGGAGTATGATATTATAGTGCTGGGAACTGGTCTTAAG GAATGCATCCTCTCTGGTTTATTGTCCCAAAGTGGGAAAAAGGTTCTTCACATTGACAAGAATCCTTACTATGGAGGAGAGAGCGCATCTATTTCTCCCCTTGAGGAG CTGTACAAGAAATTCAAAGTTCGCTGTCCTTCTAAACCGATGGACCGTGGAAAAGAGTGGAACGTTGACCTTATCCCCAaatttttttttgccaatg gtcaGCTGGTTAAAATCTTGTTGCATACTGAGGTCACTCGATATCTGGACTTCAGAGTGGTTGATGGCAGCTACATATACAAAGCAGGCAAAGTTCACAAAGTCCCTGCCACAGAGGAAGAAGCCCAAGCTTCAG ATCTATTGGGGATGTTTGATAAGAGAAGGTTCAAGAAGTTGCTGATCTTTGCCCTCAACTTTGACATAAAAAGCCCTCGGACGTACCACGACGTGAATCCTGACAAAACAACCACACGGGACCTATTCGCTCACTTCGACCTTGGACAAGATGTCATGGAGTTCATAGCTCACGCCATAGCCCTACACAGCACTGAGAG TTATCTGGACCAGCCCTGTGTGGAGACCATCAAACGAATCAAGCTGTACTCTGAGTCTCTGGGTCGTCACAGCACCAGCCCGTACATCTACCCTGTGTACGGGCTGGGAGAACTACCGCAGGGATTTGCCAG acTGAGTGCAGAGTATGGAGGAACTTTTCTGATGAACAGAACAGTGGATGAGATTGTGATGGAAAACGGCAAAGTGACAGCTGTGAAATCTGAGGGGAAG CTGTTCAAGTGTAAACAGCTGATATGTGATCCCAGCTACGTTCCCAATCGAGTGAGGAAAGTGGGTCGTGTCATACGGGTCATCTGTTTGTTAAACCATCCAGTTAAAAACACCCATGAGGCCAAATCGTGTCAAATCATCATCCCGCAAGCACAATTCAACAGGAAGTCAG ACATTTTCATATCTGTAGTGTCCTATGCTTACAATGTGGCCTCAGATGGGATGTACATTGCCACGGTGAGCACAACTGTAGAAACTAGCAACCCAGAGAAAGAAGTGCAGCACGCCCTCGAGCTTCTCGAGCCCATCAAGCAAAAGTAG ATCAGTACAAATAAGGTGATTTAACTCATGGTATGTATTGTCATGATGTCGAATAGGTTTGTTTCAGTCAGCAATCAATTTGTTCCCCATGACGATGGAAAAAAGAGTCAG ATTTTTGTGTCTTGTTCTTATGATGCCACCGACCACTTTGAGACTGAATGCAAGGACATCAAGGACATGTACCACCGGATCACAGGAGCAGAGCTCTGCCTCGCTGCGTCAGAGAGACACCAGTCAAACAACTCTGACGAGGACTGA